A single window of Nicotiana tomentosiformis chromosome 1, ASM39032v3, whole genome shotgun sequence DNA harbors:
- the LOC104090199 gene encoding cytochrome P450 704C1-like codes for MDILYTIFTCIAILLFICVAPILVLIVRIYVGKSIRNPKYAPVVGTVFHQLFYFNRLYDYQTEVAKKTPTSRLLSPEQSETYTTDSRNIEHILKTNFSKYSKGKRNQEVLRDLFGEGIFAVDGEKWKQQRKLSSFEFSARVLRDFSCTVFRKRATKLVSKVSDFSLANQVFDMQELLMRSSLDSIFKVGFGVDLNCLNGSGGDNNKFIKAFDDSNELTYWRYVDPFWKLKRFFNIGSEFLLKKNIKYIHEFVDELIRTRRKQLEMKQDSMDKEDILSRFLVESKKDPEKMNDQYLRDIILNFMLAGKDSSANTLSWFFYMLCKSPLIQVKVVEEIRQVIGYNISDSESVDDFVASITEEVLEKMHYLHATLTETLRLYPAVPVDGRCADADDVLPDGFHIRKGDGVYYISYAMGRMPYIWGNDAEDFRPERWLKDGIFQPESPFKFIAFHAGPRICLGKDFAYRQMKILAIALLHFFRFKLSDDTKEVTYRTMFTLHINEGLPVLAVPRRG; via the exons ATGGATATTCTCTATACTATCTTCACCTGTATAGCGATCctcttattcatatgtgtcgctCCCATTTTAGTTTTAATAGTAAGGATCTATGTTGGCAAGTCAATCAGAAACCCCAAATATGCACCAGTGGTAGGGACCGTGTTTCATCAACTCTTCTACTTCAACAGACTCTATGATTATCAAACAGAAGTGGCTAAAAAAACCCCTACTTCCCGGCTTCTATCGCCGGAGCAGAGTGAAACATATACTACTGATTCAAGAAATATTGAACACATTCTTAAGACCAACTTTAGCAAGTACTCCAAAGGCAAGCGTAATCAAGAAGTTCTGAGGGACTTGTTTGGCGAAGGGATTTTTGCCGTAGATGGTGAAAAATGGAAGCAACAGAGAAAACTTTCAAGCTTTGAGTTCTCAGCAAGGGTCTTGAGAGACTTTAGCTGCACAGTTTTCAGAAAAAGAGCAACCAAATTAGTCAGCAAGGTTTCTGATTTCTCTCTTGCCAACCAAGTTTTTGATATGCAA GAACTGTTAATGAGAAGCTCCCTGGATTCAATATTCAAAGTTGGCTTTGGAGTTGATCTGAACTGCCTGAATGGATCAGGAGGAGATAATAACAAATTCATCAAAGCCTTTGATGACTCGAATGAATTGACATACTGGCGCTATGTCGATCCATTCTGGAAGCTTAAGAGATTCTTCAACATTGGCTCTGAATTCCTCCTTAAAAAGAACATCAAGTACATCCACGAATTCGTTGATGAACTGATAAGAACAAGGCGCAAACAGCTAGAAATGAAACAAGATTCT ATGGATAAGGAGGACATACTCTCAAGGTTTCTGGTAGAGAGTAAGAAGGATCCAGAGAAAATGAATGATCAATATCTCAGAGATATTATACTGAATTTCATGCTTGCTGGCAAAGATAGTAGTGCTAATACTCTTTCATGGTTTTTCTACATGCTTTGCAAGAGCCCCTTGATCCAAGTAAAGGTTGTTGAGGAAATAAGACAAGTTATTGGTTATAACATAAGCGATAGTGAAAGTGTAGATGATTTTGTGGCAAGTATTACAGAAGAAGTCCTAGAAAAAATGCATTATCTTCATGCAACATTGACAGAGACCTTGAGGCTATACCCTGCAGTCCCAGTG GATGGCAGGTGCGCGGATGCAGATGATGTTCTTCCTGATGGCTTTCACATCAGAAAGGGGGATGGAGTCTATTATATATCCTATGCAATGGGGAGAATGCCTTACATTTGGGGAAATGACGCTGAGGATTTCCGACCTGAAAGATGGTTGAAGGATGGGATTTTCCAGCCAGAGTCACCATTCAAATTCATAGCATTTCAT GCTGGTCCACGAATATGTCTAGGCAAAGATTTTGCTTATCGACAAATGAAGATTTTAGCAATagctcttcttcatttcttcaggTTCAAATTATCAGATGACACGAAAGAAGTAACTTATAGAACCATGTTTACACTCCACATCAATGAAGGGCTTCCAGTTCTTGCAGTTCCAAGA